A single genomic interval of Shewanella psychropiezotolerans harbors:
- a CDS encoding cation transporter, with the protein MKDKIGIIERQSISIGLVANFVMALSGWFTFYLSGSEALLLDGNMSFILFLSSIVAFKISKIKTIRSETFPFGLYVTEALYSLMKGLLLLGVIISAITSNANKVFQYLEGEPLNMIKTGPIAYYAIAMVSICWGLSAMYRVQNRRIKMGSSMLKVDQKASFIDGILSASTGAILVVIGYVQPGSQFDFLLYIGDALLVILLAIAILGQPVGIIKEAFVELAGGKLQDEAQHQLIEDKVNRQLELQGISSESLNIGKTGSSYLVIISLSLSKLSGSNSNAVMMMKESLKAELTDEFTFVDVELVLV; encoded by the coding sequence ATGAAAGATAAAATTGGAATTATTGAGCGCCAATCGATTTCCATCGGTCTTGTTGCCAACTTTGTGATGGCATTGAGCGGCTGGTTTACATTCTACCTGTCAGGGTCTGAAGCTCTGCTACTAGACGGTAACATGTCATTTATCCTGTTTTTATCTTCTATAGTGGCGTTTAAAATCTCGAAAATTAAGACTATTCGTTCAGAGACATTTCCCTTTGGTTTGTACGTTACCGAAGCTCTGTATTCGTTGATGAAAGGCTTGTTGTTGCTCGGCGTTATCATCTCGGCCATAACCTCTAATGCCAATAAGGTCTTCCAATACTTGGAAGGAGAGCCGCTTAATATGATTAAGACAGGACCAATCGCCTACTATGCGATAGCCATGGTATCAATATGTTGGGGTTTATCGGCAATGTATCGAGTGCAAAACAGGCGTATTAAGATGGGTAGTTCAATGCTCAAAGTTGACCAAAAAGCCTCATTTATCGACGGAATACTTTCGGCTTCCACGGGTGCTATCTTAGTTGTGATTGGTTATGTTCAACCCGGAAGTCAATTTGACTTTCTGCTGTATATTGGTGATGCCTTGTTAGTGATACTTCTCGCTATTGCAATACTTGGTCAGCCTGTAGGCATTATTAAAGAGGCATTTGTTGAGTTGGCGGGTGGTAAATTGCAGGATGAAGCACAACATCAACTTATCGAAGATAAAGTAAATCGCCAACTTGAACTGCAAGGAATAAGCTCCGAGTCACTCAATATCGGTAAGACTGGTAGTAGCTACTTGGTGATTATTAGCTTGTCTTTAAGTAAGTTATCAGGGAGTAATAGCAATGCCGTCATGATGATGAAGGAATCTTTGAAGGCAGAGCTTACAGATGAGTTTACTTTTGTTGATGTTGAGTTGGTATTGGTTTAA
- a CDS encoding alpha/beta hydrolase: MNSTTIAADFYVPSTISAEGQAFLSKTFSHEIRNASVIPSELDSEGWKQLQDLSNEQVKSFNDSVVSLYQPHIEEMMLEGVRILDIKPQNWQDNAKVLVYIHGGAYVAYNPESTLASSVPVAADTGTRVISVDYTLAPHAQYDIIIDQVLSVFKGLKKLGYKMSDIAVYGDSAGGGLAASSILKMRDLGEELPAALVLWSPWADITETGDTYHTLKDADPLYLYELLLKPSADAYADIKDQKHPYVSPVYGDYSKPFPPTLIQAGTKEIFLSNAVRLYQQIDSQGGEVKLDIYEGMWHVFQAFSYYIPEAQLARKKMAKFISGKFTASEKSADNTSPTINR, translated from the coding sequence ATGAATTCTACGACGATAGCGGCTGATTTTTATGTGCCATCAACCATCTCTGCAGAGGGGCAGGCTTTCCTAAGTAAAACCTTCTCCCATGAAATTAGAAATGCTTCTGTTATTCCCTCTGAGCTTGATAGTGAGGGCTGGAAGCAGTTGCAAGATTTGTCAAACGAACAGGTAAAATCATTCAATGATTCAGTGGTATCACTTTATCAGCCTCATATAGAGGAAATGATGCTCGAGGGTGTACGAATACTCGATATTAAACCTCAAAATTGGCAAGATAACGCTAAAGTCCTTGTCTATATTCATGGTGGTGCTTATGTTGCCTATAACCCTGAATCTACACTAGCCAGTAGTGTCCCTGTCGCTGCAGATACCGGGACTAGAGTCATCTCAGTCGATTATACCCTCGCGCCACATGCACAATATGACATTATTATCGATCAAGTCTTAAGTGTGTTTAAAGGGCTAAAAAAGCTTGGCTACAAAATGTCAGATATCGCTGTATATGGCGACTCTGCAGGCGGAGGGCTAGCGGCAAGCAGTATACTTAAGATGCGTGATCTAGGTGAAGAGCTTCCTGCTGCATTGGTATTATGGTCTCCTTGGGCTGATATAACCGAAACAGGCGATACTTATCATACTTTAAAAGATGCCGATCCACTTTATCTGTATGAGTTACTCCTGAAACCGTCGGCAGATGCTTACGCTGATATTAAAGATCAAAAGCATCCTTATGTTTCACCTGTATACGGCGATTATAGCAAGCCATTTCCACCTACTTTGATTCAAGCTGGAACTAAAGAGATATTTTTGAGTAATGCGGTACGTCTTTACCAACAAATTGACAGTCAAGGTGGTGAGGTGAAATTAGATATCTACGAAGGAATGTGGCATGTATTTCAAGCGTTTTCATATTATATTCCTGAAGCGCAACTGGCACGTAAGAAGATGGCTAAGTTCATATCAGGGAAGTTCACCGCTAGTGAGAAGTCAGCTGATAATACCAGTCCCACTATAAATAGGTGA